In a genomic window of Spirochaetota bacterium:
- a CDS encoding propionyl-CoA synthetase — MSLYQKVYDESINNPEKFWSEAAKNIHWYKPYTKVLDESKKPFYRWFVGGQVNTCYNALDRHVENGRGNQVALIYDSPVTDTITKFTYKEMLDKVSLFAGALQKYGIKKGDRVIIYMPMIPEAPVAMLACARIGAIHSVVFGGFAPNELAIRIDDAKPKLIVSASCGIEGKKVIEYKPLLDKAIEIANHKPEHCIIFQRPQVQSPLVAGRDIDWNDAIQGVKPAECVPVESTDPLYILYTSGTTGIPKGVVRDNGGHAVALYWSMKNIYGIEPGDVWWAASDVGWVVGHSYIVYGPLLYGATTILYEGKPVGTPDAGAFWRVISQHKVKALFTAPTAFRAIKKEDSGGEFFKKYDLSQFKYLFLAGERLDPDTYYWASNLLQKPVIDHWWQTETGWPIAANCVGIELLPIKAGSPTKPVPGYQVHIINDEGKQLPNGTEGIVVIKLPLPPGTLPTLWQNDDKYRESYLDIYDGYYFTGDGGYYDEDGYLFIMGRIDDVINVAGHRLSTGAMEEVISKHPDVAECAVIGVEDSFKGQLPVGFVVLKEGTTKSHDQIKNDLAQMVREQIGAVACYKTTLIVQRLPKTRSGKILRGTMRKIADKKPYTTPSTIDDPAILDEIKDALSKITVSA, encoded by the coding sequence ATGAGTTTGTATCAAAAAGTGTATGATGAATCTATTAATAATCCAGAAAAATTTTGGTCTGAGGCCGCAAAAAATATTCACTGGTATAAACCCTATACCAAAGTTCTGGATGAATCTAAAAAACCATTTTATCGCTGGTTTGTGGGTGGACAGGTCAACACATGTTATAATGCACTTGACCGCCATGTTGAAAATGGCCGCGGCAATCAGGTTGCACTTATATACGATAGCCCTGTCACAGATACTATCACCAAATTTACGTATAAAGAAATGCTTGATAAAGTTTCACTATTTGCAGGTGCTTTGCAAAAATATGGGATTAAAAAAGGCGATAGAGTTATCATTTATATGCCCATGATACCTGAAGCACCTGTTGCAATGCTTGCCTGTGCACGAATAGGAGCAATTCACTCAGTAGTTTTTGGTGGATTTGCACCAAATGAATTAGCAATACGTATTGATGATGCCAAACCAAAACTCATTGTATCGGCATCATGTGGTATTGAAGGAAAAAAAGTTATAGAATATAAACCACTGCTTGATAAAGCCATAGAGATAGCCAATCACAAGCCCGAACATTGTATCATCTTCCAGCGTCCGCAGGTACAATCGCCACTTGTTGCAGGAAGAGATATAGATTGGAATGATGCCATTCAAGGTGTGAAGCCAGCTGAATGCGTGCCCGTTGAATCAACTGATCCCTTATATATACTGTACACTTCAGGGACTACTGGCATTCCTAAAGGTGTGGTGCGGGATAACGGTGGTCATGCTGTGGCACTATACTGGAGCATGAAAAATATCTACGGTATTGAACCTGGCGATGTGTGGTGGGCAGCTTCGGATGTTGGTTGGGTTGTTGGCCATTCATACATTGTGTATGGGCCATTATTGTATGGTGCAACAACAATTTTGTATGAAGGTAAACCTGTTGGAACACCTGATGCAGGAGCATTCTGGCGGGTTATTTCCCAGCACAAGGTGAAAGCGTTGTTTACTGCACCCACAGCTTTCAGAGCAATTAAAAAAGAAGACTCCGGTGGAGAATTTTTCAAAAAGTATGATCTATCTCAGTTTAAATATTTATTTTTAGCAGGTGAACGTCTTGACCCGGATACCTACTACTGGGCATCTAATCTGTTACAAAAACCGGTCATTGACCACTGGTGGCAAACTGAAACCGGTTGGCCTATTGCTGCAAATTGTGTTGGCATAGAATTGTTACCAATCAAAGCAGGCTCTCCAACCAAACCCGTTCCTGGCTATCAGGTTCACATTATCAATGATGAAGGTAAACAACTGCCTAATGGCACTGAAGGAATTGTTGTAATAAAACTTCCACTGCCTCCAGGTACACTTCCAACATTATGGCAGAATGACGATAAGTACCGTGAGTCATATCTGGATATATATGATGGATATTACTTCACAGGTGATGGCGGGTATTATGATGAAGACGGATACCTGTTTATAATGGGACGAATTGATGATGTAATCAATGTTGCCGGCCACAGACTTTCAACAGGTGCCATGGAAGAAGTTATTTCAAAACATCCTGATGTAGCCGAATGTGCTGTCATTGGCGTTGAAGATAGCTTCAAAGGACAACTGCCTGTTGGATTTGTTGTATTAAAAGAAGGTACAACAAAAAGTCATGATCAGATTAAGAATGATCTGGCACAGATGGTTCGTGAACAGATTGGCGCTGTTGCCTGCTATAAAACTACACTTATTGTCCAGCGATTGCCAAAAACTCGTTCAGGAAAAATTTTGCGTGGAACCATGCGTAAAATTGCTGATAAAAAGCCATACACCACCCCATCAACTATTGATGATCCGGCTATTCTGGATGAAATAAAGGACGCACTCTCTAAAATCACTGTTAGCGCATAG
- a CDS encoding acetyl-CoA hydrolase/transferase C-terminal domain-containing protein — protein sequence MGDIEKWEYEKKKITAEEAANFVKSGDRVFYGEFVLFPEAIDEALSKRAEELRNVDVRSVCYMRVPKIVEADPQRKHFILNDFHFGTISRRLYDQHLCNYIPITYHQGPRVIRKYLDFDVAFLTVGPMDPRGYFNYGLANSVTSAVVTKAKKIVVEVNEHVPYCLGGNQESIHISRVDHIVEGKNLPLPQIPALEPTDIDKQIAKHLLEQIEDGSCLQLGIGGLPNVVGKMIAESDLKDLGVHTEMLVDSYVDLYHAGRVTGAKKNIDKYKMSYTFAMGTNKLYDFLHHNPTCASYPVNYINDPRIIALNDKVVAVNNAIAVDLFSQVCSESAGVAHKSGTGGQLDFIFGAFGSHGGKGFICLSSTYKDKDGNLISRIVPTLPPGSIVTVPRSIVQYVVTEYGAVQLKGKSTWERAEALISIAHPNFRDELIKKADEMNIWTNTNKIE from the coding sequence ATGGGTGATATTGAAAAATGGGAATATGAAAAGAAGAAAATCACTGCAGAAGAAGCAGCTAATTTTGTAAAATCAGGCGACAGGGTGTTTTATGGTGAATTTGTATTATTCCCTGAAGCAATTGATGAAGCATTATCAAAACGTGCTGAAGAATTGCGCAATGTGGATGTTCGAAGTGTTTGTTATATGCGCGTACCCAAAATAGTAGAAGCTGATCCACAGCGAAAACATTTCATTTTGAATGACTTCCATTTTGGAACTATCTCACGAAGATTATATGATCAGCATCTTTGTAATTATATTCCTATTACCTATCATCAGGGACCACGGGTAATCAGAAAATACCTGGATTTTGATGTAGCATTTTTAACGGTTGGTCCAATGGACCCAAGGGGATACTTCAATTATGGGCTTGCAAATTCTGTAACGTCTGCAGTTGTAACAAAGGCAAAAAAGATAGTTGTAGAAGTTAATGAACATGTCCCATACTGTTTGGGAGGAAACCAGGAGTCAATACATATTTCACGGGTTGACCACATAGTTGAAGGCAAAAACCTGCCGTTACCACAAATACCTGCATTAGAACCAACTGATATAGATAAACAAATTGCAAAGCATTTGCTTGAGCAGATTGAAGATGGATCGTGCTTGCAGCTTGGTATTGGTGGATTACCCAATGTTGTTGGGAAAATGATTGCTGAAAGTGACCTCAAGGATTTGGGGGTGCATACGGAGATGCTTGTTGATTCATATGTTGACTTATATCATGCAGGGAGAGTTACAGGTGCTAAGAAAAACATTGATAAATATAAAATGAGCTATACATTTGCAATGGGTACCAATAAATTATATGATTTCCTGCATCACAACCCAACATGTGCTTCGTATCCTGTTAATTATATTAATGACCCAAGAATTATAGCTCTCAATGATAAAGTGGTTGCGGTTAATAATGCTATTGCTGTGGATTTATTCAGTCAGGTTTGTTCAGAGTCAGCAGGAGTGGCTCATAAATCCGGTACTGGCGGACAGCTTGATTTTATATTTGGTGCATTTGGTTCACATGGTGGTAAAGGGTTTATCTGCCTGTCTTCAACCTACAAGGATAAAGATGGCAATTTGATATCAAGGATTGTTCCAACGTTGCCTCCTGGATCAATTGTAACTGTTCCCCGATCCATTGTGCAATATGTGGTAACTGAGTATGGAGCAGTGCAGCTTAAAGGGAAATCAACATGGGAACGAGCAGAAGCATTGATTAGCATTGCTCATCCCAATTTCAGGGATGAATTAATTAAAAAAGCTGATGAAATGAATATATGGACTAATACAAATAAAATTGAATAA
- a CDS encoding DUF4340 domain-containing protein, translated as MKKNVLISIVVIAILAGYLIINSLITKTVVTLPTIKSPITELVLKKGEAIILIKQDGDSWKVNEFDGDKNIIANMVNKIKDLKIIDLISDKPHYERYELDNDHAIQVQAKCNGQIVRNVYIGKKGSTYRHTYVRLEGDPKVYLAEDTLDSYFNKTVDELRNKDIVQLDIAKIDTVKLWYKNATLTLQKTIVEKKKEEPGSTQKDKQEKPKEVEKEEQWICKEHPAVVLDNNKVKEMLYTFDPLKAYSFPDVNAKTLSGKIASITVTVKGDEESQKPEEITLVIHKEYENNRFICSSSKSQYVFTLDEWRAKRIFKTLQDIKK; from the coding sequence ATGAAAAAAAATGTTCTTATCAGTATTGTGGTGATAGCTATTCTGGCTGGTTACCTTATCATTAATTCATTGATAACAAAAACAGTAGTTACACTGCCTACCATAAAAAGCCCCATAACTGAGCTAGTACTAAAAAAAGGTGAAGCGATAATACTGATAAAACAGGATGGCGATAGCTGGAAGGTAAATGAATTTGATGGCGATAAAAATATTATTGCCAATATGGTAAATAAGATAAAAGATTTGAAGATTATTGATCTGATTAGCGATAAACCACATTATGAACGCTATGAGCTTGACAACGACCATGCAATACAGGTGCAGGCTAAATGTAATGGTCAGATTGTACGTAATGTTTATATTGGCAAAAAAGGGAGCACCTATCGCCACACATATGTTCGATTAGAAGGTGATCCTAAGGTTTACCTTGCAGAAGATACGTTAGATTCATACTTCAATAAAACGGTAGACGAATTGCGGAATAAGGATATTGTCCAGCTTGATATAGCAAAGATTGATACAGTAAAATTATGGTATAAAAATGCAACATTGACACTGCAAAAAACAATTGTAGAAAAGAAGAAAGAGGAACCAGGTAGTACGCAAAAAGATAAACAAGAAAAGCCAAAAGAAGTTGAAAAAGAAGAGCAGTGGATATGTAAAGAACATCCAGCAGTAGTACTGGATAACAATAAGGTTAAGGAGATGTTGTATACTTTTGATCCACTAAAAGCATATTCATTCCCTGACGTTAATGCTAAAACATTGTCGGGTAAAATAGCTTCAATTACTGTTACCGTAAAAGGTGATGAGGAATCCCAAAAGCCAGAAGAGATTACGCTAGTGATCCATAAAGAATATGAAAACAACAGGTTTATATGTAGCAGTTCAAAAAGCCAGTATGTCTTCACATTGGATGAGTGGAGAGCCAAAAGAATTTTTAAGACGTTACAGGATATAAAGAAATAA
- a CDS encoding Gldg family protein, with protein sequence MDKRKFVTVMQNLKGTITTIYTQVVQKIKEHTKSGDSETQKSYSQFILYGVIIVLINLVGLTVYFRVDLTKNSVYSLSPISKEVVSSLEEPLTIKIFFNKDLPAPYNAVYRYLQDLMVEYDNAGNRYFHYEFIDVEKQKDAASDFGIYPVQIREIRNDQVKFRNAFMGLAIIHGDLIEKIDSITEPEGLEYRITTLIKKMNGKIDSLLKLKNPITVTLYASSNLPIPGMQNLNERVYTEVQKCNIRNYNKIQYRYIDPLQNPQGSTLAQMYGLPMLRWPRFTTMEGRTVEPGEGMVGIVVEYNNKFETVQILSRSIFGQYSVGDLTRLEDTLNAAIDNLISINPKVGYIIGHGERDINDEQNGAAQFRKMIGDMYDLITIDITKDEIPNDIATIIINGPRSMFSEYELYKIDQFLMRGGSAVMLLDSYVEQQMQGMQMFQRPPQALPVFTGLEGMLAHYGVKIGRDIVMDKQCFIAQQRGLGELTIYFAPMISEEGLSKENEITQYLKKIVFLKASSISVDETLLKENKASVQYLVKSSPYSWLQQGNISFMPWGANPPQDSSLKQYNLAVLVQGNLKSYFADKQPTIDVKSKEAKGKDYVQEEALKQSVKPVKLFVAGTSEITGRNIIDEEGKSPNAVFMHNVIDYLQGNYAIPQMRSKGLSFNPIKETSDTAKSIIKGINIAGLPLLVILFGLLYIWRRNIRRKRIEEQFSSMR encoded by the coding sequence ATGGATAAAAGAAAATTTGTTACTGTGATGCAAAACCTAAAAGGTACCATTACAACTATATATACACAGGTAGTACAGAAAATTAAAGAGCACACTAAATCGGGTGATAGTGAAACCCAAAAGAGCTATTCGCAGTTTATACTGTATGGTGTGATTATTGTTTTAATCAATTTAGTTGGGCTTACGGTATATTTCAGGGTTGACCTGACTAAGAATAGTGTCTATTCGCTTTCACCAATAAGTAAAGAGGTAGTGTCATCACTGGAAGAACCATTAACCATTAAGATATTTTTTAATAAGGATCTTCCCGCGCCATATAACGCTGTATACCGCTATCTTCAGGACCTGATGGTAGAATATGATAATGCAGGCAATAGATATTTTCACTATGAGTTTATTGATGTTGAAAAGCAAAAGGATGCTGCCTCTGATTTTGGTATTTATCCGGTGCAGATTAGGGAAATACGTAATGATCAGGTCAAATTCCGAAATGCTTTTATGGGTCTGGCCATAATTCATGGTGACTTAATAGAAAAAATTGATTCAATCACTGAACCAGAAGGACTGGAGTACCGTATAACAACACTAATAAAAAAGATGAATGGCAAGATTGATTCATTGCTTAAACTGAAAAACCCTATAACAGTTACCTTATATGCTAGTAGTAACCTGCCAATTCCGGGTATGCAGAATTTAAATGAGCGGGTATATACTGAAGTTCAGAAGTGTAATATACGCAATTACAATAAAATACAGTATCGTTATATTGACCCATTACAAAATCCACAGGGGAGTACACTGGCTCAGATGTATGGTTTGCCAATGTTACGGTGGCCACGGTTTACTACCATGGAAGGCAGGACTGTTGAACCAGGTGAAGGCATGGTTGGCATTGTAGTGGAGTACAACAATAAATTTGAAACGGTACAGATTCTATCACGCTCAATCTTTGGACAGTATTCAGTTGGGGATTTGACCCGCCTTGAAGATACACTGAATGCAGCCATTGACAATCTTATCAGCATCAACCCAAAAGTAGGGTATATTATAGGTCACGGTGAGCGTGACATCAATGATGAGCAGAATGGTGCAGCACAATTCAGGAAGATGATTGGTGACATGTATGATCTGATAACTATAGATATTACCAAAGATGAAATACCAAATGATATTGCAACCATCATTATCAATGGACCTCGTTCAATGTTCAGTGAATATGAGTTGTATAAAATTGATCAGTTTTTGATGCGTGGTGGTAGTGCTGTAATGCTACTTGATTCATATGTGGAGCAGCAAATGCAGGGTATGCAGATGTTCCAGCGACCCCCTCAGGCATTACCAGTATTTACCGGCCTTGAAGGGATGCTTGCCCATTATGGAGTCAAGATTGGCCGTGATATAGTGATGGATAAGCAGTGTTTCATTGCTCAGCAACGAGGATTGGGTGAGTTAACAATATACTTTGCACCAATGATTTCTGAGGAAGGCTTGTCCAAAGAAAATGAAATCACTCAATATTTAAAAAAGATAGTATTTTTAAAAGCTTCTTCCATTTCAGTTGATGAAACACTGCTCAAGGAAAATAAAGCTTCTGTACAATATCTTGTAAAATCATCACCGTACAGCTGGCTTCAGCAGGGTAATATCAGCTTTATGCCGTGGGGTGCAAATCCGCCGCAAGATTCAAGCCTCAAGCAATATAACTTAGCAGTACTGGTGCAGGGAAATTTAAAAAGCTACTTTGCCGATAAGCAGCCCACCATTGATGTAAAATCTAAAGAAGCAAAAGGCAAAGACTATGTTCAAGAAGAAGCTTTAAAACAAAGTGTAAAGCCAGTAAAACTATTTGTAGCAGGAACGTCAGAAATAACAGGACGTAACATTATTGATGAAGAAGGAAAATCGCCCAATGCAGTGTTCATGCACAACGTGATTGATTATTTGCAGGGCAACTATGCCATTCCACAGATGCGAAGCAAGGGCCTATCGTTCAATCCAATTAAAGAAACGTCTGATACTGCAAAGAGTATTATAAAGGGTATAAACATTGCTGGATTGCCTCTATTGGTAATTCTTTTTGGGTTACTGTATATATGGCGTCGTAACATTCGCCGCAAGCGCATTGAAGAACAATTTTCCAGTATGAGATAA
- a CDS encoding ABC transporter permease subunit — MEQFKEIMKGAKLIAKKELSGYFSTPIGYIVISVFLVIAGFLFFSTFFLYGQAELRAYFELLPLLFAFVIPAITMRLFAEERNTGSFEMLMTLPLSTIQVVAGKILAATLFASIMISPTLVYAVSVAFVGSPDIGPVIGGYLGAVLLAAAYASIGVFASSMTKNQIVAFIIGFAICIVLSLITKFLYFISPKLVSLFEYISADYHFQNIARGVVDSRNIIYFASVIVISSMASIYQLEVKR; from the coding sequence ATGGAGCAATTTAAAGAGATAATGAAAGGCGCAAAGCTTATTGCAAAAAAGGAACTATCAGGATATTTTTCAACGCCAATAGGATATATTGTAATTTCTGTGTTCCTGGTTATAGCAGGGTTTCTTTTCTTTTCAACATTCTTTTTATATGGACAGGCTGAACTAAGGGCTTATTTTGAACTGCTGCCGCTTTTATTTGCTTTTGTGATACCGGCAATCACCATGCGCCTTTTTGCTGAGGAACGCAATACCGGTTCATTTGAGATGCTTATGACGCTGCCGCTTTCAACAATACAGGTGGTTGCAGGAAAAATATTGGCCGCAACACTGTTTGCATCAATTATGATATCACCAACACTGGTCTATGCGGTCTCGGTTGCATTTGTTGGCTCTCCTGATATTGGTCCCGTTATTGGTGGTTATTTGGGTGCGGTGCTTCTTGCTGCTGCGTATGCTTCAATTGGTGTTTTTGCATCATCAATGACTAAAAACCAGATTGTTGCGTTTATCATAGGGTTTGCCATTTGCATAGTACTATCGCTTATAACAAAATTTTTATACTTTATTTCACCTAAATTGGTTTCACTGTTTGAATACATCAGTGCTGACTACCATTTCCAGAACATTGCCCGTGGTGTGGTGGATTCGCGAAATATCATATATTTTGCTTCGGTAATTGTTATTAGTTCAATGGCAAGCATATATCAGCTGGAGGTGAAAAGATAA